The genomic stretch CGACACCTATTTGATTTCTCCCAGCCTACTTTATAAAGCTTCAGACCGCTTGACGTTTGCCCTCGATGCCGAGCTTCTAAATGTCAACAGTACAAGAAATCTATATAGCAGATATGCTCAAGAATCAGGGATCACCAGCCCCGAAGACTTAAAGCTGGACTACAGAAAGGCATTGTTTCATCATGATGCAGATGCGGAAACTTCCTCCACAAAAATATTCGCAGAGGTTAAATACCGTCTTTCTGAAAACTGGACCTCTACCACCTTGCTCTCATTTGTAGGTGAAGATGTGGATCATAGCTATCAGTACTACGCCACCTGGCTATCGCCTACTATGGCCGCCAGAAATTCAGGAAACTGGAATTCCATTTACAACAACTATACGAATATCCAAGAGAATATCAACGGGGAGTTTGCTACTGGAAATATCAAGCATAAAGTGCTCGTTGGAGCCAGCTACAGACTCTTTCAGGGTAGAAGCGAATCCGGATCCACAAACAATATAGACACAGTAGATGTCACCAAGGCTTTTCTTCCATTGAGAAGACAAGACATAGACCCTCTACTTGTATCCGGCCACTGGCCTGGCTGGAACATGGTGAATACCCATACACTGAGCGGCTATGCCACAGATGTCATCTCCTGGACGGATAGATTATCGACGATGCTCAGTCTGCGGGTAGATTATTTCGACAGGAAAGAGCAGGGAGGAGCCGAAGGTTTCCAGCAGACAGCCCTTTCCCCAAAGCTGGGAGTAGTGTATCAAGTGGTGAAAGATCAGGTTTCTGTATTTGGAAATTATATGAATGGATTCCAGAACCAAGCTCCACGGATGCAGCCTGATGGCTCACAATTGGTTTTGGATCCAGTCTATGCTGTACAGTCAGAAGGGGGTATAAAAGCAGAAGTCTTCGATAAAAGATTGAGTGCCACATTTAGCTATTATCATATCTCTATCGACAATGCTATCCGCATGAATACCGAAGGCTTCGCTCTCCAAGACGGGGAGCAAGTCAGTAAAGGCTTTGACATAGAATTAATCGCCAATCCAATCCTTGGATTGAATGTGATCGCAGGTTATGCTTACAATGACAACAGGATTGTAAAAACCTCAAACGAATCCATAGAAGGCAATAAAGCCACAGATGCACCTGAAGATATTGTAAACTTTTGGGTCTCGTATACTATGCAGCACAAGCTGAAAGGTCTCGGGTTTGGATTTGGTGGAAATTACGTGGACAAAAGCTATATGTTCAGTGACAATATTTTCACCATTCCCGCATATACGGTCTTAAATGCGAGTGCATTTTACGACCAACCCAAGTGGAGGGCAGGTGTAAAGCTTAACAATCTGACCAATGAGAAGTATTGGGCAATTTGGGGAGTTCCCCAGGCTCCGACCAATTTTGCGGCAAATCTTACACTCAGATTCTGATAAGACCTGCCTACCTCAAGCAGTCGTGCAACCACAAAGGCATAATTAGCTACCCTGTAAGATTCACACCTGCCTGCCAGAAGGCAGGTGTGGCCTTTAAAAGACAAATTTTAATCATATGAAAACCTGTTCTCTTTTTACTTTGGTAAGTTTCCTGCTTTCACTGCCAGGCTTGGCACAGTCCACACTTTCAGGAAGAGTTGTAGATGGATCTGATATACCTGTTTCTTTTGCCAATATAGCGGTATTGAATGCCTCTGACTCTAGCCTGGTGCAGGGGACTGTCTCAGATGAGGATGGGCATTTCTTAATCAAACTTGATTATCAAGGGACAGTTCTCGTGAAGGTTTCTTTTCTGGGGTACAGAGACAGTTATTCGCAACAGTTTAGATTGACCGAAGAGGCTCGTTCCATCGCAATTGAAAAGTTGATTATCATTGATGAATCTCTTGCGCTCGGCGAGGTCGTCGTAAAAGGTCAAAAAGCCATGTTACAGCAAAAGCTGGACAGATTTGAAGTCAATATTGAGAACAGTGTCCTGGCGGAAGGCAATAATGTCTTTGAAATGTTACAGAAATCACCTGGGATAACCGTGCAGGGAGAGGGAGATTTTACATTGCAGGGAAGAAACGGTGCCCGGGTGATGATCGATGGCCGAGCCACTTACCTTTCCGGAGAGCAATTGGCAAATATGCTGAAGGGGATGCAGGCGGATCAGGTATCAAAAATTGAGCTAATGCCCAACCCATCTGCAAAGCAGGATGCAGCAGGCAGTGGCGGTATTATCAATATTGTCATGAAAAAAAGTGCGGTATCCGGACTGAAGGGGGATCTGACAGTCAAAGCCGGGCACGGACGTCTCCCCTCCTACGGAGCCAGCGGTGGAGCTTCCTACCGTTCCGGTTTTGTCAATTACTTTTTAAGCGGAAGCTATTATAATGAACAGGAAAGGGAGTATGGCGCTCAGGAAAGAACTTTTTACGGGCTCAATGCTCAGGGAGAACGTGTTCCCATAATGCTCTCTTCGCAGAAGTATTCCGAAACCTATGATCCCGGACGAGGCTTTAATATCAGGACAGGGTTTGATTTTTACTTAAGCGAAAAAAGCACATTGGGAATCAATGTCAATGCTCTCCGGGGACGATGGTTTACGGATAATCCATCATCTATGGAGATACAGAATCTCACCACAGGAGAGGTGACGGAGAGCACAAGTACACAAAACAATGCCGACCAGACATATAACAACCTAACATTCAACATGTATTATACATTGGAGATAGGCGATGCTGATCAGTTGCTAAAAGTGAGTTTGGATTATGCTCCACACACCAACGACGACTACACTGAGTTTTTCTCGGATTATTATAATGGAACCGATTCCGAAATCATATATCACTCGGCCAGAAGAAATAAAATCGATCTGAGCAATACCTCCCATGTGGCAAGTATTGACTATGAAAACCCTTTGGAGAACGGAGGTAAGTTTGAGGCCGGTCTTAAATCGAGCTATTTTGTGGTACAGGATCAGGCGGTGAACGACACGTTGAGTAGCACTGTCTGGGTAGTGGATCTCTCTACCACAAATCAATTTAAATACACCGAAGAGATTCATGCAGGGTATTTTCTGTACGAGTCTAAGATAGGTGACCTGAGCTTCCAAGCCGGACTACGGGGGGAATTAACCCGGACAGTTTCTAACCAAATCACGATGGATTCCCTTGTGACAAGAGATTATTTCAACTTGTTTCCGAATTTATATCTAGGCTATCCAATCGGAGAAAGCCAGCATCTCAAACTTTCTTACAGTCGCCGCATCAACCGTCCCGGTGACCATGACGTCAATCCATTCAGGGTATTTATAGACCCTTTCAGTTACTATGCAGGAAACCCTTACCTAAAGCCCTCCTATACAGACAGCTATGAACTGAGTCACAGTCTGGTTAGCACCTTCTTTACCTCTGTGTTTTACAGTAGAGGGACGGATGTGATCAATCGGGTGACAGCAGCCGGAGATATCCCCGGAAGCACCTTTAATCGCCCCGAAAATTTTGGGAGTTTTACCAATTATGGCGTGAGTCTTATGGCAACTACAGACTTTGCTACCTGGTGGACTGCCAATCATTACGGAAGCTTGTTTATCAATAAATATGATGGAGAATTTCAGGACGTGATATTGGCAAATAGTAGCATGAGTTATTCATTCAATAGTCGCCATAGCTTTGAGTTTGGCAAAAGCATACGTGGAGAAATGATTGCTATATATAATTCCCCGCTTGTAAGCGGGATCAATAAAATCCAATCCGATTACTCACTTTCTTTTGGAATAGAGAAGAAAGTGATGGGAGATAAAGGCAGTCTAAAACTAGCCGGCAATGGTATTATACGCAGAGGTAGAATTGTAACCAGGTCGGAACTCGGCGATTTGAGCACCTATGGATTTGAGAGGTCTGACAATAGAAACATACAGCTATCCTTCTCTTTCAAATTTGGAGGAGAGTAGCTTCTATTTTCCACATTAGTTGAAATCACAAACAACAAAAAAGTCATTGTCAAAATAGCACTCGCTTTTGTTTGCCGTTTTTAGAAAATCAAAGCCCTCTGGTTTCACATTCATCTCTGAGGCATACAACACTGACCAAATGCACCTTGGTTTTATTCAAAGTAAAAAAATGGCTGCCCTTTTGGGACAGCCATTGAAGTTTATTCTACTGTTACTGACTTCGCCAGATTCCTTGGCTGATCCACGTTACAGCCTCGCATCACCGCAATATGATATGAGAGGAGCTGCAGCGGGACCACAGCCACGAGCGGCGCAAAGGCCTCATGGGTTTCTGGGATCTCGATTACATGATCTGCCATTGCTTTGACCTGGGTATCGCCCTCAGTTACCACAGCGATAACTTTGCCTTTTCTAGCCTTCACTTCCTGAATATTACTTACTACTTTCTCGTAGGAACTGTCCTTGGTAGCAATGAAGAAAACCGGCATTTCCTCATCTATTAAGGCTATGGGGCCATGCTTCATTTCAGCGGCCGGATAACCTTCTGCATGGATGTAGGAAATTTCCTTTAGCTTCAATGCCCCTTCTAGGGCTACAGGAAAATTATAGCCTCTACCCAGATATAGGGCATTTCTCACATCTTTGTATTCTTCAGCAATAAACTTTACGGTATCATTGGATCTCAATGCCTTTTCCACTTTACCCGGAATCGCTTCCAGTTCATGTAGAAGCTGCACATATTTGCTTTCCGGTAAAGTGCCTCTTTGGTATCCTAGCTTCAACGCCATCATAGCAAGGACTGAAATCTGGGCAGTAAATGCTTTGGTAGAAGCCACGCCTATTTCAGGGCCTGCATGAGTATAGGATCCAGCGTGAGTTGCTCTCGGAATGGATGACCCGACAACATTACATACACCGAAAATTGTAGCGCCTTTTGATTTGGCAAGCTCAATAGCCGCTAAAGTATCAGCAGTCTCACCTGATTGGGAAATTGCGATGATAAAGTCCTTTTCACCTACTACTGGATTTCTATACCGGAATTCTGAGGCATACTCTACCTCTACAGGCACGCGAGCAAATTCTTCAAATAGATACTCGGCAACTAACCCGGCATGCCAGGAAGTACCACAAGCCGTGATTATGATGCGTTCCGCATTTTGGAATTTATTCATATAATCACGCAAGCCTCCGAGCACCAATCTGCCGGATTTGGCGTCCAATCGCCCCCTCAGACAGTCAGCGATAGATTTAGGCTGCTCATAAATCTCCTTCATCATGAAATGGTCATATCCGCCTTTTTCTATGGCTTCCAATTCCATTTCCAACTGATTGATATAAGGATTGGTCTCTACATTCTCAATTGTTTTGATCTGCAGTCGGTTATTTCGTATTACGGCTATTTCAAAATCATCCAGATAAACCACCTTATTGGTGTATTCGATTATCGGAGTGGCATCAGAAGCAAGGTAGTATTCATCTACTCCCACACCTATGACCAAAGGGGATCCCTTTCTCGCAGCTATCAGCGTGTCGGGCTCTTCTTTATT from Algoriphagus sp. NG3 encodes the following:
- the glmS gene encoding glutamine--fructose-6-phosphate transaminase (isomerizing), translated to MCGIVAYVGQQEALPIIIKGLRRLEYRGYDSAGVALLDTNGLSIYKKKGKVSELEKHLETSSDLKATIGIGHTRWATHGEPNDVNAHPHYSSSEKIAMIHNGIIENYEVLKKDLQQKGYTFQSDTDTEVFIKFIEDIQLNNHCSLEEALRLALHKVVGAYAIVIINKEEPDTLIAARKGSPLVIGVGVDEYYLASDATPIIEYTNKVVYLDDFEIAVIRNNRLQIKTIENVETNPYINQLEMELEAIEKGGYDHFMMKEIYEQPKSIADCLRGRLDAKSGRLVLGGLRDYMNKFQNAERIIITACGTSWHAGLVAEYLFEEFARVPVEVEYASEFRYRNPVVGEKDFIIAISQSGETADTLAAIELAKSKGATIFGVCNVVGSSIPRATHAGSYTHAGPEIGVASTKAFTAQISVLAMMALKLGYQRGTLPESKYVQLLHELEAIPGKVEKALRSNDTVKFIAEEYKDVRNALYLGRGYNFPVALEGALKLKEISYIHAEGYPAAEMKHGPIALIDEEMPVFFIATKDSSYEKVVSNIQEVKARKGKVIAVVTEGDTQVKAMADHVIEIPETHEAFAPLVAVVPLQLLSYHIAVMRGCNVDQPRNLAKSVTVE
- a CDS encoding outer membrane beta-barrel family protein encodes the protein MKTCSLFTLVSFLLSLPGLAQSTLSGRVVDGSDIPVSFANIAVLNASDSSLVQGTVSDEDGHFLIKLDYQGTVLVKVSFLGYRDSYSQQFRLTEEARSIAIEKLIIIDESLALGEVVVKGQKAMLQQKLDRFEVNIENSVLAEGNNVFEMLQKSPGITVQGEGDFTLQGRNGARVMIDGRATYLSGEQLANMLKGMQADQVSKIELMPNPSAKQDAAGSGGIINIVMKKSAVSGLKGDLTVKAGHGRLPSYGASGGASYRSGFVNYFLSGSYYNEQEREYGAQERTFYGLNAQGERVPIMLSSQKYSETYDPGRGFNIRTGFDFYLSEKSTLGINVNALRGRWFTDNPSSMEIQNLTTGEVTESTSTQNNADQTYNNLTFNMYYTLEIGDADQLLKVSLDYAPHTNDDYTEFFSDYYNGTDSEIIYHSARRNKIDLSNTSHVASIDYENPLENGGKFEAGLKSSYFVVQDQAVNDTLSSTVWVVDLSTTNQFKYTEEIHAGYFLYESKIGDLSFQAGLRGELTRTVSNQITMDSLVTRDYFNLFPNLYLGYPIGESQHLKLSYSRRINRPGDHDVNPFRVFIDPFSYYAGNPYLKPSYTDSYELSHSLVSTFFTSVFYSRGTDVINRVTAAGDIPGSTFNRPENFGSFTNYGVSLMATTDFATWWTANHYGSLFINKYDGEFQDVILANSSMSYSFNSRHSFEFGKSIRGEMIAIYNSPLVSGINKIQSDYSLSFGIEKKVMGDKGSLKLAGNGIIRRGRIVTRSELGDLSTYGFERSDNRNIQLSFSFKFGGE
- a CDS encoding TonB-dependent receptor, producing the protein MEDKLYTTTSFRKSLGLFILICISFAFLQTIQAQQQNSSIHGRILNESGQPVPFANVYLKDQDKGELTNEEGFFSIDKLSSGDYLLVVSHLGFAKREIKIKLSDGQTLKIPDFKLRENNSDLQEFTVTDSKVNPMANKRTDYVARMPLDNLENPQVYNVVTKELMQEQVITDVGETMRNAPGVVPVVYPSGGFGTTFRGFNIGINARNGMETTTGRSSVDIANVERIEVLKGPSGTLFGGNVSSFGGVINLVTKKPEEANKTEVSYTTGSYNLQRITADINKPLNKDNTVLFRLNAAVHKEKSFLDYGFYDTYLISPSLLYKASDRLTFALDAELLNVNSTRNLYSRYAQESGITSPEDLKLDYRKALFHHDADAETSSTKIFAEVKYRLSENWTSTTLLSFVGEDVDHSYQYYATWLSPTMAARNSGNWNSIYNNYTNIQENINGEFATGNIKHKVLVGASYRLFQGRSESGSTNNIDTVDVTKAFLPLRRQDIDPLLVSGHWPGWNMVNTHTLSGYATDVISWTDRLSTMLSLRVDYFDRKEQGGAEGFQQTALSPKLGVVYQVVKDQVSVFGNYMNGFQNQAPRMQPDGSQLVLDPVYAVQSEGGIKAEVFDKRLSATFSYYHISIDNAIRMNTEGFALQDGEQVSKGFDIELIANPILGLNVIAGYAYNDNRIVKTSNESIEGNKATDAPEDIVNFWVSYTMQHKLKGLGFGFGGNYVDKSYMFSDNIFTIPAYTVLNASAFYDQPKWRAGVKLNNLTNEKYWAIWGVPQAPTNFAANLTLRF